From Drosophila yakuba strain Tai18E2 chromosome 2L, Prin_Dyak_Tai18E2_2.1, whole genome shotgun sequence, one genomic window encodes:
- the LOC6539076 gene encoding sarcoplasmic calcium-binding protein, alpha-B and -A chains isoform X3 produces the protein MAYSWDNRVDFVVRYMYDIDNNGFLDQNDFLCMAVRACVVEGKGDCSTARLDDYKKLMTNLWEEISAIADDDKDGKISNQEFKDAVKKTCVGKKYEEFPQELQDEIPSAYA, from the exons ATGGCTTATTCCTGGGATAACCGTGTCGATTTTGTCGTTCGGTATATGTATG atattGACAACAATGGATTTCTGGACCAAAACGATTTTCTTTGTATGGCAGTAAGAGCATGTGTCGTTGAAGGAAAAGGTGATTGCAGCACTGCTCGATTGGATGATTATAAAAAGCTAATGACAAATTTATGGGAAGAAATCTCTGCTATTGCTGACGATGATAag GATGGCAAAATATCCAATCAAGAGTTTAAAGATGCTGTAAAAAAAACATGTGTGGGTAAAAAGTACGAAGAATTTCCACAG GAGTTACAAGACGAGATCCCCAGTGCGTATGCTTAG
- the LOC6539076 gene encoding sarcoplasmic calcium-binding protein, alpha-B and -A chains isoform X2 — MAYSWDNRVDFVVRYMYDIDNNGFLDQNDFLCMAVRACVVEGKGDCSTARLDDYKKLMTNLWEEISAIADDDKDGKISNQEFKDAVKKTCVGKKYEEFPQDEDRKRGGLSLDRYKELYGQFLGNTADNHPAVNLFGPL, encoded by the exons ATGGCTTATTCCTGGGATAACCGTGTCGATTTTGTCGTTCGGTATATGTATG atattGACAACAATGGATTTCTGGACCAAAACGATTTTCTTTGTATGGCAGTAAGAGCATGTGTCGTTGAAGGAAAAGGTGATTGCAGCACTGCTCGATTGGATGATTATAAAAAGCTAATGACAAATTTATGGGAAGAAATCTCTGCTATTGCTGACGATGATAag GATGGCAAAATATCCAATCAAGAGTTTAAAGATGCTGTAAAAAAAACATGTGTGGGTAAAAAGTACGAAGAATTTCCACAG GACGAGGATCGGAAACGTGGCGGTCTTTCCTTAGATCGCTATAAGGAACTGTATGGTCAATTTTTGGGAAACACGGCCGATAATCATCCAGCAGTAAATCTCTTTGGGcccttataa
- the LOC6539076 gene encoding sarcoplasmic calcium-binding protein, beta chain isoform X1, whose amino-acid sequence MAYSWDNRVDFVVRYMYDIDNNGFLDQNDFLCMAVRACVVEGKGDCSTARLDDYKKLMTNLWEEISAIADDDKDGKISNQEFKDAVKKTCVGKKYEEFPQAMRAFIESNFKLLDIDSDGIVGVKEYRYNCITRVAIDDITPIDKAFETLLNDEDRKRGGLSLDRYKELYGQFLGNTADNHPAVNLFGPL is encoded by the exons ATGGCTTATTCCTGGGATAACCGTGTCGATTTTGTCGTTCGGTATATGTATG atattGACAACAATGGATTTCTGGACCAAAACGATTTTCTTTGTATGGCAGTAAGAGCATGTGTCGTTGAAGGAAAAGGTGATTGCAGCACTGCTCGATTGGATGATTATAAAAAGCTAATGACAAATTTATGGGAAGAAATCTCTGCTATTGCTGACGATGATAag GATGGCAAAATATCCAATCAAGAGTTTAAAGATGCTGTAAAAAAAACATGTGTGGGTAAAAAGTACGAAGAATTTCCACAG gCAATGAGAGCATTCATTGAATCAAACTTCAAGCTTCTTGACATAGACAGCGATGGAATAGTCGGAGTTAAAGAATACCGTTATAACTGTATAACTAGAGTAGCCATCGATGATATTACTCCAATTGATAAAGCCTTCGAAACATTGTTAAAT GACGAGGATCGGAAACGTGGCGGTCTTTCCTTAGATCGCTATAAGGAACTGTATGGTCAATTTTTGGGAAACACGGCCGATAATCATCCAGCAGTAAATCTCTTTGGGcccttataa